Proteins from a genomic interval of Syngnathus acus chromosome 4, fSynAcu1.2, whole genome shotgun sequence:
- the gatad2ab gene encoding GATA zinc finger domain containing 2Ab isoform X3, translating into MSEEAVRQTRSQKRAMEKDSTGDVDSKRVKMEKGDAEGSPSDLDRAEAEGDTLKSEPSTKLAASILKSGEVNATIKVEVQTGDEPVDMSTSKSDIKRERQPPSPDDVIVLSDNEPSSPLMNGHCFSKTDTEKLMKSSPEEREQIIKQLKEELRLQEAKLVLLKKLRQSQIQKESTAQKVSGSVATPPPLVRGSKGPLQVTGRSSGTVIPPPLVRGGQHVPSKHGSQTAMPPLVRGAQIASLRQQQQQHGGGSGPPPLLLAPRASVPNVQVQGQRIIQQGLIRVANVANSNILVNIPQASPTGMKGSSASPNSGINDSPASRQAAAKLALRKQLEKTLLEIPPPKPPAPEFNFLPSAANNEFIYLLGLEEVVQKLLDMLGRGNLGPAAGMSSSISKEPYTCTQCKTDFTSRWRKEKAGSILCNQCMSSNQKKALKAEHTSRLKAAFVKALQQEQEIEQRILQQATTSSATPVSKTTSSSPSMSKSEVLMSHQYKQVRAAMPHRSVTGHHSAIKQVSTVWRTSAFVVSPHFAAACSPRRHSSQLQSAVTAAALSSRPSKHGASARSLQQGMKVSAGGSNSNQGNVTAWRKSSGNAGVTMGYVNPSLSAHKTTSSVERQREYLLDMIPSRSISHAANTWK; encoded by the exons ATGTCAGAGGAGGCGGTGCGCCAAACGCGCAGCCAGAAGAGGGCCATGGAGAAGGACAGCACGGGAGACGTGGACTCCAAACGGGTCAAGATGGAGAAAGGGGACGCTGAGGGAAGCCCCTCGGACCTGGATAGGGCCGAAGCGGAGGGCGACACACTGAAGAGCGAGCCGTCGACCAAGTTGGCGGCCAGCATCTTAAAAAGCGGGGAGGTGAACGCCACCATCAAGGTGGAAGTGCAGACGGGGGACGAGCCTGTTGATATGAGCACATCCAAAAG TGACATCAAGAGAGAGCGCCAGCCGCCATCACCAGACGACGTCATCGTGCTGTCAGACAACGAGCCGTCCAGTCCCCTGATGAACGGCCACTGCTTCAGCAAGACTGACACCGAAAAACTTATG AAGAGTTCTCCCGAGGAACGGGAGCAAATCATCAAACAGCTCAAAGAAGAGCTCCGACTCCAAGAAGCCAAGTTGGTGCTGCTTAAGAAACTACGACAGAGTCAGATTCAGAAGGAAAGCACGGCTCAGAAG GTGTCTGGATCTGTGGCAACTCCTCCTCCCTTGGTAAGAGGCAGCAAAGGCCCCCTTCAG GTAACAGGTCGCAGCTCAGGCACGGTGATCCCTCCGCCTCTGGTGCGGGGCGGTCAACACGTCCCGTCCAAACACGGCTCTCAGACCGCCATGCCCCCTCTGGTCCGAGGAGCCCAG ATCGCCAGCCTgcgtcagcagcagcagcagcacggcGGCGGCTCGGGCCCGCCTCCGCTGCTGCTGGCTCCGCGGGCATCCGTGCCCAACGTCCAGGTCCAAGGACAGAGGATCATTCAGCAGGGCCTCATCCGGGTGGCTAACGTGGCCAACAGCAATATATTGGTCAACATCCCGCAG GCGTCTCCAACGGGCATGAAAGGCTCTTCAGCGTCGCCCAACTCTGGCATTAATGACTCGCCCGCCAGTCGCCAGGCCGCTGCCAAGCTCGCGCTTCGCAAGCAGCTGGAGAAGACGTTACTGGAGATCCCGCCGCCCAAACCTCCTGCCCCCGAGTTCAATTTTCTACCCTCCGCCGCCAACAATGAGTTCATCTACTTGTTGGGGTTAGAGGAAGTGGTGCAAAAACTCCTGGACATGCTCGGTCGAG GCAATCTAGGTCCAGCAGCCGGCATGTCCAGCTCCATTTCCAAAGAGCCGTACACCTGCACCCAGTGTAAAACTGATTTCACCTCCCGCTGGAGGAAGGAGAAGGCCGGGAGCATCCTGTGCAACCAGTGCATGTCGTCCAATCAGAAGAAGGCTCTGAAGGCCGAGCACACCAGCCGGCTGAAGGCGGCCTTCGTCAAGGCTCtgcagcaggagcaggagaTCGAGCAGCGCATCCTCCAACAGGCCACCACCTCCTCTGCCACGCCCGTCTCCAAAACCACCTCATCCTCTCCTTCGATGTCCAAAAGCGAGGTGCTGATGTCTCACCAGTACAAGCAGGTCCGGGCCGCCATGCCGCACAGATCTGTGACGGGACATCACTCTGCTATTAAGCAAGTAAGCACCGTTTGGCGGACAAGCGCGTTTGTCGTGTCGCCGCATTTTGCCGCTGCTTGTTCACCTCGGCGTCATTCCTCGCAGCTGCAGAGCGCAGtgacggcggcggcgttgAGCAGCAGGCCAAGTAAGCACGGGGCGTCGGCGCGCTCGCTCCAGCAGGGGATGAAGGTCAGCGCCGGTGGCAGCAACAGTAACCAGGGCAACGTGACTGCCTGGAGGAAGAGCAGCGGCAATGCAG GTGTGACCATGGGCTACGTGAACCCCAGCTTGTCCGCCCACAAGACCACCTCGTCTGTGGAGCGCCAGCGCGAGTACCTGCTGGACATGATCCCCTCCCGCTCCATCTCCCATGCAGCCAATACATGGAAATAA
- the gatad2ab gene encoding GATA zinc finger domain containing 2Ab isoform X4, translating to MSEEAVRQTRSQKRAMEKDSTGDVDSKRVKMEKGDAEGSPSDLDRAEAEGDTLKSEPSTKLAASILKSGEVNATIKVEVQTGDEPVDMSTSKSDIKRERQPPSPDDVIVLSDNEPSSPLMNGHCFSKTDTEKLMKSSPEEREQIIKQLKEELRLQEAKLVLLKKLRQSQIQKESTAQKVSGSVATPPPLVTGRSSGTVIPPPLVRGGQHVPSKHGSQTAMPPLVRGAQPVSVTPQQIASLRQQQQQHGGGSGPPPLLLAPRASVPNVQVQGQRIIQQGLIRVANVANSNILVNIPQASPTGMKGSSASPNSGINDSPASRQAAAKLALRKQLEKTLLEIPPPKPPAPEFNFLPSAANNEFIYLLGLEEVVQKLLDMLGRGNLGPAAGMSSSISKEPYTCTQCKTDFTSRWRKEKAGSILCNQCMSSNQKKALKAEHTSRLKAAFVKALQQEQEIEQRILQQATTSSATPVSKTTSSSPSMSKSEVLMSHQYKQVRAAMPHRSVTGHHSAIKQVSTVWRTSAFVVSPHFAAACSPRRHSSQLQSAVTAAALSSRPSKHGASARSLQQGMKVSAGGSNSNQGNVTAWRKSSGNAGVTMGYVNPSLSAHKTTSSVERQREYLLDMIPSRSISHAANTWK from the exons ATGTCAGAGGAGGCGGTGCGCCAAACGCGCAGCCAGAAGAGGGCCATGGAGAAGGACAGCACGGGAGACGTGGACTCCAAACGGGTCAAGATGGAGAAAGGGGACGCTGAGGGAAGCCCCTCGGACCTGGATAGGGCCGAAGCGGAGGGCGACACACTGAAGAGCGAGCCGTCGACCAAGTTGGCGGCCAGCATCTTAAAAAGCGGGGAGGTGAACGCCACCATCAAGGTGGAAGTGCAGACGGGGGACGAGCCTGTTGATATGAGCACATCCAAAAG TGACATCAAGAGAGAGCGCCAGCCGCCATCACCAGACGACGTCATCGTGCTGTCAGACAACGAGCCGTCCAGTCCCCTGATGAACGGCCACTGCTTCAGCAAGACTGACACCGAAAAACTTATG AAGAGTTCTCCCGAGGAACGGGAGCAAATCATCAAACAGCTCAAAGAAGAGCTCCGACTCCAAGAAGCCAAGTTGGTGCTGCTTAAGAAACTACGACAGAGTCAGATTCAGAAGGAAAGCACGGCTCAGAAG GTGTCTGGATCTGTGGCAACTCCTCCTCCCTTG GTAACAGGTCGCAGCTCAGGCACGGTGATCCCTCCGCCTCTGGTGCGGGGCGGTCAACACGTCCCGTCCAAACACGGCTCTCAGACCGCCATGCCCCCTCTGGTCCGAGGAGCCCAG CCAGTAAGCGTGACTCCCCAGCAGATCGCCAGCCTgcgtcagcagcagcagcagcacggcGGCGGCTCGGGCCCGCCTCCGCTGCTGCTGGCTCCGCGGGCATCCGTGCCCAACGTCCAGGTCCAAGGACAGAGGATCATTCAGCAGGGCCTCATCCGGGTGGCTAACGTGGCCAACAGCAATATATTGGTCAACATCCCGCAG GCGTCTCCAACGGGCATGAAAGGCTCTTCAGCGTCGCCCAACTCTGGCATTAATGACTCGCCCGCCAGTCGCCAGGCCGCTGCCAAGCTCGCGCTTCGCAAGCAGCTGGAGAAGACGTTACTGGAGATCCCGCCGCCCAAACCTCCTGCCCCCGAGTTCAATTTTCTACCCTCCGCCGCCAACAATGAGTTCATCTACTTGTTGGGGTTAGAGGAAGTGGTGCAAAAACTCCTGGACATGCTCGGTCGAG GCAATCTAGGTCCAGCAGCCGGCATGTCCAGCTCCATTTCCAAAGAGCCGTACACCTGCACCCAGTGTAAAACTGATTTCACCTCCCGCTGGAGGAAGGAGAAGGCCGGGAGCATCCTGTGCAACCAGTGCATGTCGTCCAATCAGAAGAAGGCTCTGAAGGCCGAGCACACCAGCCGGCTGAAGGCGGCCTTCGTCAAGGCTCtgcagcaggagcaggagaTCGAGCAGCGCATCCTCCAACAGGCCACCACCTCCTCTGCCACGCCCGTCTCCAAAACCACCTCATCCTCTCCTTCGATGTCCAAAAGCGAGGTGCTGATGTCTCACCAGTACAAGCAGGTCCGGGCCGCCATGCCGCACAGATCTGTGACGGGACATCACTCTGCTATTAAGCAAGTAAGCACCGTTTGGCGGACAAGCGCGTTTGTCGTGTCGCCGCATTTTGCCGCTGCTTGTTCACCTCGGCGTCATTCCTCGCAGCTGCAGAGCGCAGtgacggcggcggcgttgAGCAGCAGGCCAAGTAAGCACGGGGCGTCGGCGCGCTCGCTCCAGCAGGGGATGAAGGTCAGCGCCGGTGGCAGCAACAGTAACCAGGGCAACGTGACTGCCTGGAGGAAGAGCAGCGGCAATGCAG GTGTGACCATGGGCTACGTGAACCCCAGCTTGTCCGCCCACAAGACCACCTCGTCTGTGGAGCGCCAGCGCGAGTACCTGCTGGACATGATCCCCTCCCGCTCCATCTCCCATGCAGCCAATACATGGAAATAA
- the gatad2ab gene encoding GATA zinc finger domain containing 2Ab isoform X2, which translates to MSEEAVRQTRSQKRAMEKDSTGDVDSKRVKMEKGDAEGSPSDLDRAEAEGDTLKSEPSTKLAASILKSGEVNATIKVEVQTGDEPVDMSTSKSDIKRERQPPSPDDVIVLSDNEPSSPLMNGHCFSKTDTEKLMKSSPEEREQIIKQLKEELRLQEAKLVLLKKLRQSQIQKESTAQKVSGSVATPPPLVRGSKGPLQVTGRSSGTVIPPPLVRGGQHVPSKHGSQTAMPPLVRGAQQIASLRQQQQQHGGGSGPPPLLLAPRASVPNVQVQGQRIIQQGLIRVANVANSNILVNIPQASPTGMKGSSASPNSGINDSPASRQAAAKLALRKQLEKTLLEIPPPKPPAPEFNFLPSAANNEFIYLLGLEEVVQKLLDMLGRGNLGPAAGMSSSISKEPYTCTQCKTDFTSRWRKEKAGSILCNQCMSSNQKKALKAEHTSRLKAAFVKALQQEQEIEQRILQQATTSSATPVSKTTSSSPSMSKSEVLMSHQYKQVRAAMPHRSVTGHHSAIKQVSTVWRTSAFVVSPHFAAACSPRRHSSQLQSAVTAAALSSRPSKHGASARSLQQGMKVSAGGSNSNQGNVTAWRKSSGNAGVTMGYVNPSLSAHKTTSSVERQREYLLDMIPSRSISHAANTWK; encoded by the exons ATGTCAGAGGAGGCGGTGCGCCAAACGCGCAGCCAGAAGAGGGCCATGGAGAAGGACAGCACGGGAGACGTGGACTCCAAACGGGTCAAGATGGAGAAAGGGGACGCTGAGGGAAGCCCCTCGGACCTGGATAGGGCCGAAGCGGAGGGCGACACACTGAAGAGCGAGCCGTCGACCAAGTTGGCGGCCAGCATCTTAAAAAGCGGGGAGGTGAACGCCACCATCAAGGTGGAAGTGCAGACGGGGGACGAGCCTGTTGATATGAGCACATCCAAAAG TGACATCAAGAGAGAGCGCCAGCCGCCATCACCAGACGACGTCATCGTGCTGTCAGACAACGAGCCGTCCAGTCCCCTGATGAACGGCCACTGCTTCAGCAAGACTGACACCGAAAAACTTATG AAGAGTTCTCCCGAGGAACGGGAGCAAATCATCAAACAGCTCAAAGAAGAGCTCCGACTCCAAGAAGCCAAGTTGGTGCTGCTTAAGAAACTACGACAGAGTCAGATTCAGAAGGAAAGCACGGCTCAGAAG GTGTCTGGATCTGTGGCAACTCCTCCTCCCTTGGTAAGAGGCAGCAAAGGCCCCCTTCAG GTAACAGGTCGCAGCTCAGGCACGGTGATCCCTCCGCCTCTGGTGCGGGGCGGTCAACACGTCCCGTCCAAACACGGCTCTCAGACCGCCATGCCCCCTCTGGTCCGAGGAGCCCAG CAGATCGCCAGCCTgcgtcagcagcagcagcagcacggcGGCGGCTCGGGCCCGCCTCCGCTGCTGCTGGCTCCGCGGGCATCCGTGCCCAACGTCCAGGTCCAAGGACAGAGGATCATTCAGCAGGGCCTCATCCGGGTGGCTAACGTGGCCAACAGCAATATATTGGTCAACATCCCGCAG GCGTCTCCAACGGGCATGAAAGGCTCTTCAGCGTCGCCCAACTCTGGCATTAATGACTCGCCCGCCAGTCGCCAGGCCGCTGCCAAGCTCGCGCTTCGCAAGCAGCTGGAGAAGACGTTACTGGAGATCCCGCCGCCCAAACCTCCTGCCCCCGAGTTCAATTTTCTACCCTCCGCCGCCAACAATGAGTTCATCTACTTGTTGGGGTTAGAGGAAGTGGTGCAAAAACTCCTGGACATGCTCGGTCGAG GCAATCTAGGTCCAGCAGCCGGCATGTCCAGCTCCATTTCCAAAGAGCCGTACACCTGCACCCAGTGTAAAACTGATTTCACCTCCCGCTGGAGGAAGGAGAAGGCCGGGAGCATCCTGTGCAACCAGTGCATGTCGTCCAATCAGAAGAAGGCTCTGAAGGCCGAGCACACCAGCCGGCTGAAGGCGGCCTTCGTCAAGGCTCtgcagcaggagcaggagaTCGAGCAGCGCATCCTCCAACAGGCCACCACCTCCTCTGCCACGCCCGTCTCCAAAACCACCTCATCCTCTCCTTCGATGTCCAAAAGCGAGGTGCTGATGTCTCACCAGTACAAGCAGGTCCGGGCCGCCATGCCGCACAGATCTGTGACGGGACATCACTCTGCTATTAAGCAAGTAAGCACCGTTTGGCGGACAAGCGCGTTTGTCGTGTCGCCGCATTTTGCCGCTGCTTGTTCACCTCGGCGTCATTCCTCGCAGCTGCAGAGCGCAGtgacggcggcggcgttgAGCAGCAGGCCAAGTAAGCACGGGGCGTCGGCGCGCTCGCTCCAGCAGGGGATGAAGGTCAGCGCCGGTGGCAGCAACAGTAACCAGGGCAACGTGACTGCCTGGAGGAAGAGCAGCGGCAATGCAG GTGTGACCATGGGCTACGTGAACCCCAGCTTGTCCGCCCACAAGACCACCTCGTCTGTGGAGCGCCAGCGCGAGTACCTGCTGGACATGATCCCCTCCCGCTCCATCTCCCATGCAGCCAATACATGGAAATAA
- the gatad2ab gene encoding GATA zinc finger domain containing 2Ab isoform X1, translating to MSEEAVRQTRSQKRAMEKDSTGDVDSKRVKMEKGDAEGSPSDLDRAEAEGDTLKSEPSTKLAASILKSGEVNATIKVEVQTGDEPVDMSTSKSDIKRERQPPSPDDVIVLSDNEPSSPLMNGHCFSKTDTEKLMKSSPEEREQIIKQLKEELRLQEAKLVLLKKLRQSQIQKESTAQKVSGSVATPPPLVRGSKGPLQVTGRSSGTVIPPPLVRGGQHVPSKHGSQTAMPPLVRGAQPVSVTPQQIASLRQQQQQHGGGSGPPPLLLAPRASVPNVQVQGQRIIQQGLIRVANVANSNILVNIPQASPTGMKGSSASPNSGINDSPASRQAAAKLALRKQLEKTLLEIPPPKPPAPEFNFLPSAANNEFIYLLGLEEVVQKLLDMLGRGNLGPAAGMSSSISKEPYTCTQCKTDFTSRWRKEKAGSILCNQCMSSNQKKALKAEHTSRLKAAFVKALQQEQEIEQRILQQATTSSATPVSKTTSSSPSMSKSEVLMSHQYKQVRAAMPHRSVTGHHSAIKQVSTVWRTSAFVVSPHFAAACSPRRHSSQLQSAVTAAALSSRPSKHGASARSLQQGMKVSAGGSNSNQGNVTAWRKSSGNAGVTMGYVNPSLSAHKTTSSVERQREYLLDMIPSRSISHAANTWK from the exons ATGTCAGAGGAGGCGGTGCGCCAAACGCGCAGCCAGAAGAGGGCCATGGAGAAGGACAGCACGGGAGACGTGGACTCCAAACGGGTCAAGATGGAGAAAGGGGACGCTGAGGGAAGCCCCTCGGACCTGGATAGGGCCGAAGCGGAGGGCGACACACTGAAGAGCGAGCCGTCGACCAAGTTGGCGGCCAGCATCTTAAAAAGCGGGGAGGTGAACGCCACCATCAAGGTGGAAGTGCAGACGGGGGACGAGCCTGTTGATATGAGCACATCCAAAAG TGACATCAAGAGAGAGCGCCAGCCGCCATCACCAGACGACGTCATCGTGCTGTCAGACAACGAGCCGTCCAGTCCCCTGATGAACGGCCACTGCTTCAGCAAGACTGACACCGAAAAACTTATG AAGAGTTCTCCCGAGGAACGGGAGCAAATCATCAAACAGCTCAAAGAAGAGCTCCGACTCCAAGAAGCCAAGTTGGTGCTGCTTAAGAAACTACGACAGAGTCAGATTCAGAAGGAAAGCACGGCTCAGAAG GTGTCTGGATCTGTGGCAACTCCTCCTCCCTTGGTAAGAGGCAGCAAAGGCCCCCTTCAG GTAACAGGTCGCAGCTCAGGCACGGTGATCCCTCCGCCTCTGGTGCGGGGCGGTCAACACGTCCCGTCCAAACACGGCTCTCAGACCGCCATGCCCCCTCTGGTCCGAGGAGCCCAG CCAGTAAGCGTGACTCCCCAGCAGATCGCCAGCCTgcgtcagcagcagcagcagcacggcGGCGGCTCGGGCCCGCCTCCGCTGCTGCTGGCTCCGCGGGCATCCGTGCCCAACGTCCAGGTCCAAGGACAGAGGATCATTCAGCAGGGCCTCATCCGGGTGGCTAACGTGGCCAACAGCAATATATTGGTCAACATCCCGCAG GCGTCTCCAACGGGCATGAAAGGCTCTTCAGCGTCGCCCAACTCTGGCATTAATGACTCGCCCGCCAGTCGCCAGGCCGCTGCCAAGCTCGCGCTTCGCAAGCAGCTGGAGAAGACGTTACTGGAGATCCCGCCGCCCAAACCTCCTGCCCCCGAGTTCAATTTTCTACCCTCCGCCGCCAACAATGAGTTCATCTACTTGTTGGGGTTAGAGGAAGTGGTGCAAAAACTCCTGGACATGCTCGGTCGAG GCAATCTAGGTCCAGCAGCCGGCATGTCCAGCTCCATTTCCAAAGAGCCGTACACCTGCACCCAGTGTAAAACTGATTTCACCTCCCGCTGGAGGAAGGAGAAGGCCGGGAGCATCCTGTGCAACCAGTGCATGTCGTCCAATCAGAAGAAGGCTCTGAAGGCCGAGCACACCAGCCGGCTGAAGGCGGCCTTCGTCAAGGCTCtgcagcaggagcaggagaTCGAGCAGCGCATCCTCCAACAGGCCACCACCTCCTCTGCCACGCCCGTCTCCAAAACCACCTCATCCTCTCCTTCGATGTCCAAAAGCGAGGTGCTGATGTCTCACCAGTACAAGCAGGTCCGGGCCGCCATGCCGCACAGATCTGTGACGGGACATCACTCTGCTATTAAGCAAGTAAGCACCGTTTGGCGGACAAGCGCGTTTGTCGTGTCGCCGCATTTTGCCGCTGCTTGTTCACCTCGGCGTCATTCCTCGCAGCTGCAGAGCGCAGtgacggcggcggcgttgAGCAGCAGGCCAAGTAAGCACGGGGCGTCGGCGCGCTCGCTCCAGCAGGGGATGAAGGTCAGCGCCGGTGGCAGCAACAGTAACCAGGGCAACGTGACTGCCTGGAGGAAGAGCAGCGGCAATGCAG GTGTGACCATGGGCTACGTGAACCCCAGCTTGTCCGCCCACAAGACCACCTCGTCTGTGGAGCGCCAGCGCGAGTACCTGCTGGACATGATCCCCTCCCGCTCCATCTCCCATGCAGCCAATACATGGAAATAA
- the gatad2ab gene encoding GATA zinc finger domain containing 2Ab isoform X5 — protein MSEEAVRQTRSQKRAMEKDSTGDVDSKRVKMEKGDAEGSPSDLDRAEAEGDTLKSEPSTKLAASILKSGEVNATIKVEVQTGDEPVDMSTSKSDIKRERQPPSPDDVIVLSDNEPSSPLMNGHCFSKTDTEKLMKSSPEEREQIIKQLKEELRLQEAKLVLLKKLRQSQIQKESTAQKVSGSVATPPPLVRGSKGPLQVTGRSSGTVIPPPLVRGGQHVPSKHGSQTAMPPLVRGAQPVSVTPQQIASLRQQQQQHGGGSGPPPLLLAPRASVPNVQVQGQRIIQQGLIRVANVANSNILVNIPQASPTGMKGSSASPNSGINDSPASRQAAAKLALRKQLEKTLLEIPPPKPPAPEFNFLPSAANNEFIYLLGLEEVVQKLLDMLGRGNLGPAAGMSSSISKEPYTCTQCKTDFTSRWRKEKAGSILCNQCMSSNQKKALKAEHTSRLKAAFVKALQQEQEIEQRILQQATTSSATPVSKTTSSSPSMSKSEVLMSHQYKQVRAAMPHRSVTGHHSAIKQLQSAVTAAALSSRPSKHGASARSLQQGMKVSAGGSNSNQGNVTAWRKSSGNAGVTMGYVNPSLSAHKTTSSVERQREYLLDMIPSRSISHAANTWK, from the exons ATGTCAGAGGAGGCGGTGCGCCAAACGCGCAGCCAGAAGAGGGCCATGGAGAAGGACAGCACGGGAGACGTGGACTCCAAACGGGTCAAGATGGAGAAAGGGGACGCTGAGGGAAGCCCCTCGGACCTGGATAGGGCCGAAGCGGAGGGCGACACACTGAAGAGCGAGCCGTCGACCAAGTTGGCGGCCAGCATCTTAAAAAGCGGGGAGGTGAACGCCACCATCAAGGTGGAAGTGCAGACGGGGGACGAGCCTGTTGATATGAGCACATCCAAAAG TGACATCAAGAGAGAGCGCCAGCCGCCATCACCAGACGACGTCATCGTGCTGTCAGACAACGAGCCGTCCAGTCCCCTGATGAACGGCCACTGCTTCAGCAAGACTGACACCGAAAAACTTATG AAGAGTTCTCCCGAGGAACGGGAGCAAATCATCAAACAGCTCAAAGAAGAGCTCCGACTCCAAGAAGCCAAGTTGGTGCTGCTTAAGAAACTACGACAGAGTCAGATTCAGAAGGAAAGCACGGCTCAGAAG GTGTCTGGATCTGTGGCAACTCCTCCTCCCTTGGTAAGAGGCAGCAAAGGCCCCCTTCAG GTAACAGGTCGCAGCTCAGGCACGGTGATCCCTCCGCCTCTGGTGCGGGGCGGTCAACACGTCCCGTCCAAACACGGCTCTCAGACCGCCATGCCCCCTCTGGTCCGAGGAGCCCAG CCAGTAAGCGTGACTCCCCAGCAGATCGCCAGCCTgcgtcagcagcagcagcagcacggcGGCGGCTCGGGCCCGCCTCCGCTGCTGCTGGCTCCGCGGGCATCCGTGCCCAACGTCCAGGTCCAAGGACAGAGGATCATTCAGCAGGGCCTCATCCGGGTGGCTAACGTGGCCAACAGCAATATATTGGTCAACATCCCGCAG GCGTCTCCAACGGGCATGAAAGGCTCTTCAGCGTCGCCCAACTCTGGCATTAATGACTCGCCCGCCAGTCGCCAGGCCGCTGCCAAGCTCGCGCTTCGCAAGCAGCTGGAGAAGACGTTACTGGAGATCCCGCCGCCCAAACCTCCTGCCCCCGAGTTCAATTTTCTACCCTCCGCCGCCAACAATGAGTTCATCTACTTGTTGGGGTTAGAGGAAGTGGTGCAAAAACTCCTGGACATGCTCGGTCGAG GCAATCTAGGTCCAGCAGCCGGCATGTCCAGCTCCATTTCCAAAGAGCCGTACACCTGCACCCAGTGTAAAACTGATTTCACCTCCCGCTGGAGGAAGGAGAAGGCCGGGAGCATCCTGTGCAACCAGTGCATGTCGTCCAATCAGAAGAAGGCTCTGAAGGCCGAGCACACCAGCCGGCTGAAGGCGGCCTTCGTCAAGGCTCtgcagcaggagcaggagaTCGAGCAGCGCATCCTCCAACAGGCCACCACCTCCTCTGCCACGCCCGTCTCCAAAACCACCTCATCCTCTCCTTCGATGTCCAAAAGCGAGGTGCTGATGTCTCACCAGTACAAGCAGGTCCGGGCCGCCATGCCGCACAGATCTGTGACGGGACATCACTCTGCTATTAAGCAA CTGCAGAGCGCAGtgacggcggcggcgttgAGCAGCAGGCCAAGTAAGCACGGGGCGTCGGCGCGCTCGCTCCAGCAGGGGATGAAGGTCAGCGCCGGTGGCAGCAACAGTAACCAGGGCAACGTGACTGCCTGGAGGAAGAGCAGCGGCAATGCAG GTGTGACCATGGGCTACGTGAACCCCAGCTTGTCCGCCCACAAGACCACCTCGTCTGTGGAGCGCCAGCGCGAGTACCTGCTGGACATGATCCCCTCCCGCTCCATCTCCCATGCAGCCAATACATGGAAATAA